One Yimella lutea DNA window includes the following coding sequences:
- a CDS encoding HAD-IIA family hydrolase encodes MRADCPLTSEVVVLVDQFDVFLLDLDGVVYVGDTLLSGVTEALASLRSRGRVVRFVTNDPRPSRKDVVHRLGRLGVRATVEEIVSSGWATACWLRQQGITRAYVVGSDGLRGELAAQGVESVEGSGAEAVVVGCDETVTYRDLAQATALLRTSVPFVATNVDATFPTASGPWPATGAVVAAIQTASGRRPVVVGKPGPEMFRLAQRGLPATTRVVVVGDTPATDVVGAHCAGLPAILVAPATPSSGRRQCDPTVAEATVTGLAGLFDPALDIGPMRPSPYPWPDEVRAGVAAVVFDEAGRVLLGRRLDNGLWGLPSGHVEVGETAAQAAVREVAEETGLQVQVQRLVGVYSDPASQVFAYPDGRVTQFVTTTFACLPRGGQMHPDGVETSQAGFFSPDELPAPLLPMHPRWLTDALSGDTGLID; translated from the coding sequence ATGCGCGCTGACTGTCCCTTGACCTCGGAGGTTGTTGTGCTCGTTGACCAGTTCGATGTTTTTCTGCTTGATCTTGACGGCGTGGTTTACGTCGGAGACACCTTGCTTTCCGGCGTGACCGAAGCCTTGGCCAGCCTGCGGAGTCGGGGCCGGGTGGTCCGGTTCGTGACCAACGATCCCCGCCCGTCCCGCAAAGACGTCGTCCACCGTCTGGGCCGCCTGGGCGTGAGGGCCACCGTCGAGGAGATCGTATCTTCCGGGTGGGCTACGGCGTGCTGGCTGCGCCAGCAGGGCATTACCCGCGCCTATGTGGTGGGCAGTGATGGCCTCCGCGGCGAACTCGCGGCCCAAGGCGTGGAATCCGTGGAGGGGTCTGGGGCCGAGGCGGTGGTGGTCGGTTGCGACGAGACGGTGACCTACCGGGACCTCGCCCAGGCCACCGCCCTCCTGCGTACCAGCGTGCCGTTCGTGGCCACGAACGTGGACGCCACGTTCCCCACAGCGAGCGGCCCGTGGCCGGCCACCGGCGCGGTCGTCGCAGCGATCCAGACCGCCAGTGGGCGCCGACCGGTCGTGGTGGGCAAGCCGGGACCGGAGATGTTCCGCCTGGCCCAGCGCGGGCTCCCTGCTACGACGAGAGTGGTGGTCGTGGGGGACACCCCGGCTACGGACGTCGTCGGGGCGCACTGCGCGGGCCTGCCGGCGATCCTCGTCGCTCCCGCGACGCCGAGCAGCGGCCGTCGGCAGTGTGATCCCACCGTTGCGGAGGCCACGGTCACGGGCCTGGCCGGGCTGTTTGATCCGGCCCTTGACATCGGCCCGATGCGCCCGTCGCCGTACCCGTGGCCGGACGAGGTGCGGGCGGGTGTGGCCGCGGTGGTCTTCGACGAGGCCGGGCGCGTGCTACTGGGGCGCAGGCTGGACAACGGGCTGTGGGGACTGCCTTCGGGACACGTCGAGGTGGGCGAGACTGCCGCCCAGGCGGCGGTGCGGGAGGTCGCCGAAGAGACCGGCTTGCAGGTGCAAGTGCAGCGGCTGGTGGGGGTGTACTCGGACCCCGCCTCGCAGGTTTTCGCCTATCCCGACGGGAGAGTGACCCAGTTCGTCACCACCACCTTCGCCTGCCTCCCGCGCGGCGGTCAGATGCACCCTGATGGTGTGGAGACCTCACAGGCGGGTTTCTTCTCCCCGGATGAGCTTCCGGCACCGTTGCTCCCCATGCACCCGCGGTGGCTCACCGACGCCCTCTCAGGCGACACAGGACTCATCGACTGA
- the thiE gene encoding thiamine phosphate synthase produces MTRRPVNLSLYLVTDTGLCGPRGVPATVQAAVAGGVTVVQLRDPGATDAHFVALGVAVREVLAGTGVPLIIDDRVHLVQDIGADGVHVGQRDMPPAQARQLLGPDAMVGLSVSTIEQVRTARGLGDGVLDYLGVGPVWPTATKPDHGTPIGPGGVAAVAAASPWPVVAIGGITTKRTGMLRHSGAAGVAVVSTVCAAEEPAVAAASLRAAWDGQP; encoded by the coding sequence GTGACCCGCCGACCGGTGAACCTCAGCCTCTACCTGGTCACCGACACCGGTTTGTGCGGCCCACGGGGGGTGCCCGCGACCGTGCAGGCTGCGGTCGCGGGCGGAGTCACCGTGGTGCAGTTGCGTGACCCGGGCGCCACCGACGCCCACTTCGTCGCCCTCGGCGTGGCGGTCCGCGAGGTGCTGGCGGGGACCGGGGTGCCGCTGATTATCGATGACCGGGTCCACCTCGTTCAGGACATCGGCGCCGACGGCGTCCACGTCGGTCAGCGCGACATGCCGCCTGCTCAGGCCCGGCAGTTGCTCGGGCCGGACGCCATGGTCGGGCTGTCGGTCAGCACGATCGAGCAGGTTCGCACAGCACGCGGGCTCGGTGACGGCGTCTTGGACTACCTCGGCGTTGGACCGGTGTGGCCGACGGCGACCAAGCCTGACCACGGCACTCCGATCGGCCCGGGCGGGGTGGCTGCGGTGGCCGCCGCGAGCCCGTGGCCGGTCGTCGCCATCGGCGGCATCACCACGAAACGCACCGGCATGCTGCGCCACAGCGGCGCCGCCGGCGTGGCGGTCGTCTCGACGGTGTGCGCCGCGGAGGAACCAGCCGTGGCGGCCGCGAGCCTGCGGGCCGCGTGGGACGGGCAACCGTGA
- a CDS encoding TenA family protein, translating into MTSPHTSMPETIRDHDDTGVFSTVAWHRTARVREAIDALPLLHQLSDATLAEETFRHYLAQDALYLADYGRVLAAAAAQAQASEEMAFWAQAAREVVEVERQLHATHVTDLTAAEPSPTTVAYTSYLLSLATAGNYPVLAAGILPCFWVYDDVGTRLKAAVGDLSTHPYGDWIATYGDPDFTAATDTARDIVDHLADQASPGTLARMHTAFHRATQYEWMFWDAAHRQETWPI; encoded by the coding sequence ATGACCAGCCCACACACCTCCATGCCCGAGACGATTCGCGACCACGACGACACTGGCGTGTTCAGCACCGTGGCGTGGCATCGCACGGCCAGGGTCCGCGAGGCGATCGACGCGCTGCCCTTGTTGCACCAGCTGAGCGACGCGACCCTGGCGGAAGAGACGTTCCGGCACTACCTCGCCCAGGACGCGCTCTACCTGGCCGACTACGGCCGGGTCCTGGCCGCGGCCGCCGCTCAGGCCCAGGCGTCGGAGGAAATGGCATTCTGGGCGCAGGCCGCGCGGGAGGTGGTCGAGGTCGAGCGGCAGCTGCACGCCACCCACGTCACCGACCTCACCGCCGCCGAGCCCTCACCGACCACGGTTGCCTACACCTCCTACCTGCTGAGCCTCGCGACAGCGGGAAACTACCCGGTCCTCGCGGCCGGCATCCTGCCGTGCTTCTGGGTCTACGACGACGTCGGCACCCGTTTGAAGGCCGCCGTCGGTGACCTGAGCACGCACCCGTACGGGGACTGGATCGCCACCTACGGCGATCCAGACTTCACCGCCGCCACTGACACCGCCCGGGACATCGTGGACCACCTCGCCGACCAGGCCAGCCCCGGCACACTGGCGCGCATGCACACCGCGTTCCACCGCGCCACCCAGTACGAGTGGATGTTCTGGGACGCCGCCCACCGGCAGGAGACCTGGCCCATCTGA
- the thiD gene encoding bifunctional hydroxymethylpyrimidine kinase/phosphomethylpyrimidine kinase — protein MNPRPPIALTIAGSDPSGGAGIQGDLKTFSALGTYGTAVLTSLTAQSTQGVTGVHVVPADFVRAQLDTLVDDVAVDAAKIGMLASAATIETVLAFLDKRSDAVPVVVLDPVMVSTAGSRLLAEDAVEPMRQLLPYVSLITPNVPEAAVLLDADPAEDLDTMRAQAIALRELGAARVLVKGGHLGGDAHATDLWLDDAGEQLLTGPRVATVNTHGTGCALSSAIAALAPRTGSLLEATRQAKTWLTGTLRAADALHIGHGPGPVHHCHDIWKDENDWKDSDR, from the coding sequence GTGAACCCCCGCCCACCGATCGCGCTGACGATCGCCGGCTCCGATCCCTCCGGCGGGGCCGGTATTCAAGGCGACCTCAAGACCTTCTCCGCACTGGGTACCTACGGCACCGCGGTGCTCACCTCACTGACCGCCCAGTCCACCCAGGGAGTCACCGGTGTCCACGTCGTCCCCGCGGACTTCGTCCGCGCCCAGCTGGACACCCTCGTAGACGACGTGGCGGTTGACGCCGCCAAGATCGGGATGCTCGCCTCCGCGGCCACCATCGAGACCGTCCTCGCCTTCCTCGACAAGCGCTCCGACGCGGTGCCGGTTGTGGTCCTCGACCCCGTCATGGTGTCCACCGCCGGTTCCCGGCTGCTGGCCGAGGACGCCGTCGAGCCGATGCGCCAACTCCTGCCGTACGTCTCCCTCATCACGCCGAACGTCCCCGAGGCCGCCGTGCTGCTCGACGCCGACCCCGCCGAAGACCTCGACACCATGCGCGCCCAGGCCATCGCGCTCCGGGAGCTGGGCGCCGCGCGGGTGCTGGTCAAGGGGGGCCACCTCGGCGGCGACGCACACGCCACCGACCTGTGGCTCGACGACGCGGGCGAGCAGCTGCTGACCGGCCCGCGGGTAGCCACGGTCAACACCCACGGCACCGGGTGCGCCCTGTCCTCCGCGATCGCCGCACTCGCCCCGCGCACCGGGTCCCTGCTAGAGGCCACCCGCCAGGCCAAGACTTGGCTCACCGGCACCCTGCGGGCCGCCGACGCGCTCCACATCGGCCACGGACCCGGCCCCGTGCACCACTGCCACGACATCTGGAAAGACGAGAACGACTGGAAGGACAGCGACCGATGA